The Candidatus Cloacimonadota bacterium genome window below encodes:
- a CDS encoding nucleotide sugar dehydrogenase, with protein sequence MQIIKKIENKSAIVGVIGLGYVGLPMAVTVARKGFRVIGVDVSKYAVNHVNAGQNYIGDVDDDELKEMVENGRLSATFDYGEMRKADIIMIAVPTPLDKYQQPDSSFVQASVDSLAENVSKDTLVILESTTYPGTTEEILAPAFQNKGFKIGEDIYVAFSPERVDPGNKSYKTNNTPKVVGGITEKCNRISEIFYKAILDAPIHLVSSPAVAEMEKIYENTFRNINIALANEMTILCERMGLDVWEVIEAAKTKPYGFMAFYPGPGIGGHCIPLDPFYLTWKAREYGYHTRLIELAGEINNAMPSFVIAKLTNILNEKGKALSQAKILLLGAAYKKDIEDMRESPVQDLIVILEKKFAKFDYNDPHVPEFHNELNDTQYQSVDLDKIEEYDAVIIVTDHTSYDYKDILKRAKLVLDTRHACNGLKAENLYRM encoded by the coding sequence ATGCAGATCATCAAAAAGATCGAAAACAAATCGGCTATCGTCGGTGTTATCGGCCTCGGATATGTTGGCTTGCCGATGGCTGTAACCGTAGCAAGAAAAGGTTTCCGAGTAATCGGAGTTGATGTAAGTAAATACGCCGTAAACCATGTAAATGCCGGTCAGAATTACATTGGTGATGTGGATGATGATGAATTGAAAGAAATGGTAGAAAATGGCAGATTATCTGCAACTTTTGATTATGGAGAAATGAGAAAAGCAGATATCATCATGATTGCTGTTCCCACACCTCTCGATAAATATCAGCAACCTGATTCTTCTTTTGTGCAAGCATCCGTGGATTCCCTGGCAGAAAATGTTTCCAAAGATACTTTAGTTATTTTGGAAAGCACAACTTATCCTGGCACGACCGAAGAAATTTTAGCACCGGCCTTTCAGAACAAAGGCTTTAAAATTGGTGAGGATATCTACGTTGCTTTCTCTCCGGAACGAGTTGACCCGGGAAATAAAAGCTACAAAACCAATAATACACCAAAAGTTGTAGGTGGAATCACTGAAAAATGTAATAGAATTTCAGAGATTTTCTACAAAGCAATCCTGGATGCACCAATTCATCTTGTTTCATCTCCAGCAGTTGCAGAAATGGAAAAGATCTATGAAAATACATTCAGAAATATCAATATTGCTCTGGCAAATGAAATGACCATTCTGTGTGAAAGAATGGGATTGGATGTTTGGGAAGTTATCGAAGCAGCTAAAACCAAACCTTATGGTTTTATGGCGTTTTATCCCGGTCCTGGTATTGGCGGTCACTGTATTCCGCTTGATCCTTTCTATCTTACCTGGAAAGCTCGTGAATATGGATACCATACTCGTCTTATCGAGCTGGCTGGAGAGATCAATAATGCCATGCCCAGTTTCGTAATTGCCAAATTGACAAATATTCTGAATGAAAAAGGAAAAGCCCTTTCCCAAGCTAAAATATTACTTTTGGGAGCTGCCTACAAAAAAGATATTGAAGACATGCGTGAATCACCTGTTCAGGATTTGATCGTAATATTAGAAAAGAAATTTGCTAAATTTGATTACAACGATCCCCATGTACCTGAATTTCACAATGAGTTGAATGATACACAATATCAATCGGTCGATTTAGACAAAATTGAAGAATATGATGCAGTGATAATCGTTACAGATCATACATCATACGATTACAAAGATATTCTGAAAAGAGCCAAATTGGTATTGGACACGCGTCATGCCTGCAATGGTTTGAAAGCAGAAAACTTATACAGGATGTAA
- the ahcY gene encoding adenosylhomocysteinase, with amino-acid sequence MEKYKIKDINLADYGRKEITIAQKEMPGLMALREKYSEAKPLQGARITGSLHMTIQTAVLIETLVSLGADVRWASCNIFSTQDHAAAAIAKTGIPVFAWEGETIEEYWWCTKQALCFPDGKGPHLIVDDGGDATLFLHKAVEYQKNNSIADVETDEADLKAIYKLLKETKDRDWQKMAKEIKGVSEETTTGVHRLYQMMEAGTLLFPAINVNDSVTKSKFDNLYGCRESLADGLKRATDVMVAGKIVVICGYGDVGKGCAQSMLGFGARVIITEIDPICALQAAMEGLEVTTLEDALSEGDIFVTATGSCDVITTKHMQKMKDQAIVCNIGHFDNEIQVNALYNLPGIKKVKIKPQVHQIFFPEGNSIILLSEGRLVNLGNATGHPSFVMSNSFTNQIMAQLDLWQNPKEIGVYFLSKKLDEEVARLHLEKLGVKLTKLTSKQAEYLGIDAEGPFKPEHYRY; translated from the coding sequence ATGGAAAAATATAAGATCAAAGATATAAATCTGGCTGATTATGGCCGTAAAGAGATCACAATAGCTCAGAAAGAAATGCCCGGTTTGATGGCATTAAGAGAAAAATATTCAGAAGCAAAACCCTTGCAGGGTGCTCGTATTACCGGCAGCCTTCACATGACGATTCAAACAGCAGTTCTCATCGAAACTTTAGTTTCTTTGGGAGCTGATGTTCGCTGGGCAAGCTGCAATATTTTCTCTACTCAGGATCATGCTGCTGCTGCAATTGCCAAAACCGGAATTCCTGTTTTCGCCTGGGAAGGTGAAACTATCGAAGAATACTGGTGGTGTACAAAGCAGGCTCTTTGCTTTCCAGATGGAAAAGGTCCACATCTTATCGTGGATGATGGTGGTGATGCTACACTTTTTTTACATAAAGCAGTCGAATATCAGAAGAATAATTCTATTGCAGATGTGGAAACAGATGAAGCTGATCTGAAAGCGATTTATAAGCTTCTAAAAGAAACCAAAGATCGTGATTGGCAGAAAATGGCAAAAGAGATCAAAGGCGTTTCGGAAGAAACGACAACCGGAGTTCATCGTCTTTACCAGATGATGGAAGCTGGAACTCTCCTCTTCCCGGCTATCAATGTAAATGATTCGGTCACAAAATCGAAATTCGACAATCTTTATGGCTGTCGAGAATCTCTGGCAGACGGCCTGAAAAGAGCAACGGATGTGATGGTAGCAGGAAAAATCGTAGTCATCTGCGGTTATGGTGATGTTGGAAAAGGTTGTGCCCAATCCATGCTGGGATTTGGAGCTCGAGTTATCATTACCGAGATCGACCCGATCTGTGCTTTGCAGGCAGCGATGGAAGGTTTAGAAGTTACCACTTTGGAAGATGCACTTTCCGAAGGAGATATTTTTGTTACTGCTACCGGCAGCTGTGATGTGATCACAACAAAGCATATGCAGAAGATGAAAGACCAGGCAATTGTTTGTAATATCGGCCATTTCGATAACGAAATTCAAGTGAATGCTCTCTACAATCTTCCAGGAATTAAGAAAGTGAAGATCAAACCGCAGGTTCATCAGATCTTTTTCCCGGAAGGAAATTCAATAATTCTGTTATCAGAAGGACGTTTGGTTAATCTTGGAAATGCGACAGGACATCCTTCTTTTGTAATGAGTAATTCCTTTACAAATCAGATAATGGCTCAATTGGATCTCTGGCAGAATCCTAAAGAAATTGGAGTTTATTTCCTTTCCAAAAAACTGGATGAAGAAGTTGCCAGACTACATTTGGAGAAACTGGGTGTAAAGCTGACAAAACTAACAAGCAAGCAGGCAGAATATCTGGGAATAGATGCTGAGGGACCTTTTAAACCAGAACATTATAGATACTAA
- the pnp gene encoding polyribonucleotide nucleotidyltransferase, with protein MHKFDIKKKSIEIAGKNLTIETGRMAKQANGAVFMTYGGTSVLVTATAAKEPREGTDFFPLTVDFIEKYYASGKIPGGFFKREARPSTTATLNARLIDRPIRPLFPKGFRNAVHVVVTVLSFDGENDPGVLGILGASLALSISDIPFNGPCASVKVGLVDDEIVINPTSELLENSKLELDVAGTKTAVVMIEAGAKEVSEERMMEAIYAGHEIIKDLVVLQEEFIKDAGKEKMEFPLDLVPEEILKNVEKDFGKAIKDAANVSGKLERYEAVDKIKAEILEKYKDEIGEEFEEQERYYQNAFEELFAKFVREAILKNNHRVDGRGMDDIRDITCEIDVLPIVHGSALFTRGETQSLGTVTLGTGRDEQIVDGLADEFKKNFFLHYNFPPFSVGEASFMRGPGRRELGHGALAERAILPMIPSKDDFPYTLRLVSEILESNGSSSMASVCSATLALMAAGVPIQKPVAGIANGLIMDGEDFVVLTDIMGLEDHLGDMDFKVTGTKDGITAMQMDIKIEGITKEIMGIALEKAKVARFYILDKITEVIPEPRKELADTAPRIESFKIDPDKIGAVIGSGGKMIKQIIETTGAEINIDDDGTISISSADKKSIDHATKIVQDIVEEPEMNGIYEGTVSRIETYGAFVKFMSESKEGLVHISQLHTGRIAQVEDMLKLGDTVKVKFIGLDRGKYKLSMKGVEGNPEPKKVSEYISKPSSERNSSSRDRHHNPRNRDNRNRDNRDRDNRDRGNKKRY; from the coding sequence ATGCACAAATTTGACATTAAGAAAAAGTCAATTGAAATCGCCGGAAAAAATTTAACAATCGAAACCGGCAGAATGGCAAAACAAGCAAATGGCGCAGTATTTATGACTTATGGTGGAACCAGTGTTCTGGTTACAGCCACAGCTGCCAAAGAACCAAGAGAAGGAACTGATTTCTTTCCATTAACCGTAGATTTCATCGAGAAATACTATGCTTCCGGTAAAATTCCAGGTGGATTTTTTAAAAGAGAAGCAAGACCTTCCACAACAGCTACTTTGAATGCTCGACTTATCGATCGTCCGATCCGACCTTTGTTTCCCAAAGGGTTCAGAAATGCAGTTCATGTCGTTGTTACAGTTCTATCTTTCGACGGTGAAAATGATCCTGGTGTACTGGGAATTTTGGGAGCATCTTTGGCTCTTTCCATTTCCGATATTCCATTTAACGGCCCTTGTGCCAGTGTGAAAGTGGGACTCGTTGATGACGAGATAGTGATCAATCCAACTTCTGAACTCTTAGAAAACTCTAAGCTCGAACTGGATGTAGCAGGTACAAAAACTGCCGTTGTGATGATCGAAGCCGGAGCAAAAGAAGTTAGCGAAGAAAGAATGATGGAAGCAATTTATGCAGGTCACGAGATCATCAAAGATCTGGTAGTTCTGCAGGAAGAATTCATCAAAGACGCCGGAAAGGAAAAGATGGAATTTCCATTGGATTTAGTTCCGGAAGAAATTTTGAAAAATGTAGAAAAAGATTTCGGCAAGGCAATAAAAGATGCAGCCAATGTTTCGGGAAAATTAGAACGTTATGAAGCTGTAGATAAAATCAAAGCTGAAATTCTTGAAAAATATAAAGATGAAATCGGTGAAGAGTTTGAAGAACAGGAAAGATATTACCAAAATGCTTTTGAAGAGTTATTTGCAAAATTCGTTCGTGAAGCTATTTTGAAAAACAATCATCGTGTAGATGGACGCGGAATGGATGATATCCGCGATATCACTTGTGAAATTGATGTACTTCCGATCGTTCATGGTTCAGCGCTTTTCACTCGTGGAGAAACTCAATCACTGGGAACAGTTACTTTGGGAACCGGCAGAGATGAACAGATAGTAGACGGTTTGGCTGATGAATTCAAAAAGAACTTTTTTCTGCATTACAATTTCCCGCCCTTCAGCGTGGGAGAAGCAAGTTTTATGCGCGGTCCCGGCCGTCGAGAATTAGGTCACGGAGCTTTGGCAGAACGTGCAATCCTGCCAATGATTCCTTCCAAAGATGACTTCCCTTATACATTAAGATTGGTATCCGAAATTCTGGAATCCAACGGATCATCCTCGATGGCATCAGTTTGCAGTGCCACACTTGCCCTCATGGCTGCTGGTGTTCCAATTCAAAAGCCCGTAGCAGGAATTGCCAACGGACTGATCATGGATGGAGAAGATTTTGTAGTGTTAACAGACATTATGGGATTGGAAGATCATCTGGGAGACATGGACTTTAAAGTAACCGGAACAAAAGACGGAATCACAGCCATGCAGATGGATATAAAAATCGAAGGAATCACCAAAGAAATTATGGGAATCGCATTAGAAAAAGCAAAAGTTGCTCGCTTCTATATTCTTGATAAGATAACTGAAGTTATTCCTGAACCTCGTAAAGAACTGGCAGATACTGCTCCACGCATCGAATCTTTCAAGATCGATCCTGATAAAATTGGTGCAGTTATTGGTTCCGGTGGAAAAATGATCAAACAAATTATCGAAACGACCGGAGCTGAAATAAACATCGATGATGATGGTACAATTTCTATTTCTTCTGCCGACAAAAAATCTATCGATCATGCCACAAAAATTGTTCAAGACATCGTTGAAGAACCAGAAATGAACGGCATTTATGAAGGTACTGTCAGCCGAATCGAAACTTACGGAGCCTTCGTTAAATTCATGAGTGAATCCAAAGAAGGGCTTGTTCATATTTCACAACTTCATACCGGAAGAATAGCTCAAGTAGAAGACATGCTGAAACTGGGAGATACTGTAAAAGTAAAATTCATCGGTCTTGATCGAGGAAAATACAAACTTTCTATGAAAGGTGTGGAAGGTAATCCGGAACCTAAAAAGGTTTCTGAATACATCAGTAAGCCATCATCAGAAAGAAACTCAAGTAGCCGAGACAGACATCATAACCCAAGAAATAGAGACAACAGAAATAGAGATAACAGAGATCGAGATAACAGAGATCGAGGAAATAAAAAAAGATATTAA
- the rpsO gene encoding 30S ribosomal protein S15, with translation MALTQEAKTAIMAEFKLHESDTGSPEVQVALLTNRIQQITEHLKVHKKDFHTRRGLLKLIGQRRRLLDYIMKKDIERYRKLIKALGIRK, from the coding sequence ATGGCATTAACACAAGAAGCCAAAACGGCTATCATGGCAGAGTTTAAACTCCATGAGAGTGATACAGGTTCACCTGAAGTTCAAGTTGCTTTACTCACCAATAGAATTCAGCAGATCACTGAACACTTGAAAGTTCATAAGAAAGACTTTCATACTCGCAGAGGACTTCTGAAACTTATCGGTCAGCGTCGTCGCTTGCTGGATTACATCATGAAAAAAGACATTGAACGTTACCGTAAGCTTATCAAAGCACTTGGAATCAGAAAATAG
- a CDS encoding ABC transporter ATP-binding protein/permease, whose product MLHHWGYLLAGLFFMLGFAAFSSVSITMAIPLFDFVFKSNPELISIQTFPVFRTQLIKSINSYISAHGGFFNLFENENYKHLLNGLNEVFSKTDPMLLLWMISITVVILIVLKNFFFFMNKVMFANLRGITVKEIRDQMFKKYLYQSLAFFGSNKVGDSLVRMVEDVRIISKFFIHSLFIVIRNAVLIMMYANLALILNTRLFLISLVLLPIFSLAINYVGNKIKKYAKRIQKQSSNLFSNVEESLNSMRIVKAFSREEYEMEKFKSINLKNFKFWRKAMIYKAFNVPLSEFNGTIMGILVLIIGGKAILAHDTTFTLGAFTSFLLALFSMLHPIKKITEAYADIRRALVSLDRIYHILNRKSEIMESESQISKDSFNEKIELGNVCFSYDDNQEVLTDVSFQIEKGQQVALVGNSGSGKTTIVNLLSRMYDATSGVIKMDGTPIENINLRDLRTLFGTVTQESILFHETIANNIRYGSLKECSEEDVKEAAQIAFADEFIETMPGYYEAMVSPKGGNLSGGQKQRLCIARAIVGNPPILIFDEATSALDSESEQKVQQAIEQATRNRTVIVIAHRLSTVLSSDKIIVMDQGKVVGIGTHQELLENCERYQTLYEIQFADNS is encoded by the coding sequence ATGCTTCATCATTGGGGCTATTTACTGGCTGGATTATTCTTCATGCTGGGTTTTGCAGCTTTCAGCAGTGTGAGCATTACAATGGCAATACCACTTTTCGATTTTGTTTTTAAATCTAATCCTGAATTGATCTCGATACAAACTTTTCCTGTGTTCAGAACGCAATTGATAAAGAGCATTAATTCTTATATCTCTGCTCATGGTGGTTTTTTCAATCTGTTTGAAAATGAAAATTATAAACATCTTCTGAATGGTCTGAACGAAGTTTTTTCCAAAACTGATCCGATGCTTTTGCTCTGGATGATCAGTATCACCGTTGTTATATTGATTGTGCTGAAGAACTTCTTCTTTTTTATGAACAAAGTTATGTTTGCAAATTTACGGGGAATAACTGTAAAAGAAATTCGCGACCAGATGTTCAAAAAATATCTCTATCAATCACTGGCATTTTTCGGCTCGAACAAGGTTGGAGATTCTCTGGTTCGCATGGTCGAAGATGTTCGTATCATTAGTAAATTTTTCATTCACTCACTGTTTATTGTCATCAGGAATGCAGTTCTTATTATGATGTACGCCAATCTGGCTTTGATATTAAATACGAGATTATTTCTTATCAGTTTAGTTCTTCTTCCCATTTTCAGTTTAGCTATAAATTATGTTGGTAACAAAATAAAGAAATATGCCAAACGCATTCAGAAACAGTCGTCAAATCTCTTCTCGAATGTGGAAGAATCACTTAACAGTATGCGAATCGTGAAAGCCTTTTCGCGCGAAGAATATGAGATGGAAAAATTCAAATCTATCAACCTGAAAAATTTCAAATTCTGGCGAAAAGCAATGATCTATAAAGCCTTCAATGTTCCACTTTCGGAATTTAACGGAACAATAATGGGAATTCTTGTCCTGATCATTGGCGGCAAAGCAATTTTGGCTCATGACACAACTTTTACCCTGGGAGCTTTTACTTCATTTCTATTGGCATTATTTTCGATGCTGCATCCCATAAAAAAAATTACAGAAGCGTATGCCGATATTCGTCGTGCTCTTGTTTCGTTGGATCGTATTTATCATATTCTCAATCGTAAATCTGAGATCATGGAAAGCGAATCTCAAATTTCTAAAGATAGTTTTAATGAAAAAATAGAATTGGGAAATGTCTGTTTTTCTTATGATGACAATCAGGAGGTTCTTACAGATGTTTCCTTCCAGATAGAAAAGGGACAGCAGGTCGCTCTGGTGGGAAATAGCGGTTCAGGTAAAACAACGATCGTAAACCTGCTTTCCAGAATGTATGATGCTACTTCCGGAGTGATAAAAATGGATGGAACTCCGATTGAAAATATAAATCTGCGTGACCTGCGAACTCTGTTTGGTACGGTAACTCAAGAATCCATTCTATTCCATGAAACAATTGCCAACAACATTCGTTACGGCTCTTTAAAAGAGTGTTCTGAGGAAGACGTGAAAGAAGCTGCTCAGATCGCTTTTGCTGATGAGTTTATTGAAACGATGCCGGGTTATTATGAAGCGATGGTTTCTCCCAAAGGTGGTAATCTCTCGGGTGGTCAAAAGCAGAGACTTTGTATTGCTCGTGCTATTGTAGGAAATCCACCTATTTTGATCTTCGATGAAGCTACCAGTGCTCTCGATTCCGAATCGGAACAGAAAGTTCAGCAAGCCATCGAACAAGCAACTAGAAACAGAACCGTTATCGTAATCGCTCATCGACTTTCTACTGTGCTGTCTTCCGATAAAATTATCGTGATGGATCAGGGAAAAGTGGTGGGAATTGGAACTCACCAGGAACTTTTGGAAAACTGTGAAAGGTATCAAACTTTGTATGAAATTCAGTTTGCTGACAACTCTTAA
- a CDS encoding CDP-glycerol glycerophosphotransferase family protein: protein MKFLFYISKKYSIPIIQPIIKFLDTTDHEYVFFVSRKVRNNFPEVLQKDKLLNNLDDAVNFTPDFVLVPGNFVDYRIPGVKVQIFHGLGVEKDSHYKIRHFFDCYCTSGPFVTDRFREMKRKHKYFEVIETGWPKVDHILEFQTKQIPEVPENKKIILFAPTHSSKMESATELMEVIPNIVKKDDFWLIKFHELMNKDLVAKFKNQMKSNTLFIDDYDITPYLHTADVLISDTSSVLYEFMILDKPVITYKTRSRFDKGIDICDPEMLRDVLDWSMLNLKTHSKNRKKHISEINPYLDGKISERLIKKLIENKNELEEVKKPLNLFRKLQILYHSKFKKGYLR from the coding sequence ATGAAATTTCTGTTTTACATTTCCAAAAAATATTCTATTCCTATCATTCAACCTATTATAAAATTCTTGGATACTACAGATCATGAATATGTTTTTTTTGTTTCCAGAAAGGTGAGAAACAATTTTCCTGAAGTCTTACAAAAGGATAAATTGCTGAATAATTTAGATGATGCTGTCAATTTCACTCCGGATTTCGTGCTGGTTCCCGGCAATTTTGTTGATTACAGAATTCCAGGAGTAAAAGTTCAAATTTTTCACGGTTTGGGAGTGGAAAAAGATTCACATTACAAAATTCGTCATTTCTTCGATTGTTACTGTACTTCCGGTCCATTTGTAACGGATCGTTTTCGAGAAATGAAAAGGAAACATAAATATTTTGAAGTGATTGAAACCGGTTGGCCGAAAGTCGATCACATTTTAGAATTTCAAACCAAACAAATTCCAGAAGTTCCGGAAAATAAAAAGATCATTCTGTTTGCTCCTACTCACAGCAGTAAAATGGAATCTGCAACTGAATTGATGGAAGTGATTCCAAATATTGTCAAAAAAGATGATTTCTGGCTGATAAAATTTCATGAATTAATGAATAAAGATCTGGTTGCAAAATTTAAAAATCAAATGAAAAGTAATACTTTATTTATAGATGATTATGATATCACTCCTTATCTGCATACAGCTGACGTTTTGATCTCCGATACTTCCTCGGTTTTGTATGAATTCATGATATTGGATAAACCAGTAATAACTTACAAAACAAGAAGTAGATTTGATAAAGGAATCGATATTTGCGATCCTGAAATGCTGCGTGATGTTCTGGATTGGAGTATGCTGAATCTAAAAACTCATAGCAAAAACAGGAAGAAACATATCTCTGAAATAAATCCTTATCTGGATGGAAAAATATCTGAGAGATTGATCAAAAAACTTATCGAAAATAAGAATGAATTAGAAGAAGTTAAAAAGCCTTTAAATCTGTTCAGAAAACTTCAAATACTTTATCATTCCAAGTTCAAGAAAGGGTATTTGAGATGA